In Gasterosteus aculeatus chromosome 15, fGasAcu3.hap1.1, whole genome shotgun sequence, a single genomic region encodes these proteins:
- the hectd1 gene encoding E3 ubiquitin-protein ligase HECTD1 isoform X2: protein MADVDPDTLLEWLQMGQGDERDMQLIALEQLCMLLLMSDNVDRCFETCPPRTFLPALCKIFLDESAPDNVLEVTARAITYYLDVSAECTRRIVGVDGAIKALCNRLVVVELNNRTSRDLAEQCVKVLELICTRESGAVFEAGGLNCVLSFIRDSGHLVHKDTLHSAMAVVSRLCSKMEPQDPSLETCVESLSSLLKHEDHQVSDGALRCFASLADRFTRRGVDPAPLAKHGLTEELLSRMAAAGGSGSGPPSSCKPGRTSTGAAPSAPDSKLSNQVSTIVSLLSTLCRGSPLVTHDLLRSALPDSMESALGGDERCVLDTMRLVDLLLVLLFEGRKALPKSTAGSTGRIPGLRRLDSSGERSHRQLIDCIRSKDTDALIDAIDTGAFEVNFMDDVGQTLLNWASAFGTQEMVEFLCDRGADVNRGQRSSSLHYAACFGRPQVAKTLLRHGANPDLRDEDGKTPLDKARERGHSEVVAILQSPGDWMCPVNKGDDKKKKDVNKEEEEGGEPKGDPEMAPIYLRRLLPVFAQTFQQTMLPSIRKASLALIRKMVHYSSEVLLKEVCDSETGHHLPTVLVEITATVLDQEDDDDGHLLALQIIRDLVDKGGDVFLDQLARLGVINKVSTLAGPASDDENEDEAKPEKEEEAQEDAREVQQGKPYHWKDWSIIRGRDCLYIWSDAAALELSNGSNGWFRFILDGKLATMYSSGSPEGGSDSSESRSEFLEKLQRARSQVKPVTSSQPILSSVGPSKLTVGNWSLTCLKDGEIAIHNSDGQQATILKEDLPGFVFESNRGTKHSFTAETSLGSEFVTGWTGKRGRKLKSKLEKTKQKVKSTARELYDDHFKAVESMPRGVVVTLRNISTQLESAWELHTNRQCVEGENTWRDLMKTALENLIVVLKDENTISPYEMCSSGLVQALFTVLNNSVDLDLKHDCKPLMERINVFKAAFSENEDGESRPAVALIRKLIAVLESIERLPLHLYDTPGSTYNLQILTRRLRFRLERAPGETALIDRTGRMLKMEPLATVESLEQYLLKMVAKQWYDFERSSFVFVRKLREGQTFTFRHQHDFDENGIIYWVGTNAKTAYEWVNPAAYGLVVVTSSEGRNLPYGRLEDILSRDSSALNCHTNDDKNAWFAVDLGLWVIPSAYTLRHARGYGRSALRNWVFQVSKDGQNWTSLYTHVDDCSLNEPGSTATWPLDPSKEEKQGWRHIRIKQMGKNASGQTHYLSLSGLEVYGTVTAVCEDQLGKAVKEAEANLRRQRRLFRSQVMKYIVPGARVVRGIDWKWRDQDGNPSGEGAVTGEAHNGPASSTVGPSATPAASGGTTTTTSSSSSSTSSSSQQQSWSSLVKNNCPDKGGAASLGGAGSSSRKGSSSSVCSVASSSDISLSSSAGPPGAGALRLERRAEGLLLDQGPGAGGAACIGADGHEPLVVLCSAAHGGSGSASSTGTLTADAPPGAEDDGRNKDASSDPAAAICMGLVSVSSPDVSSVSESSGKDAPSQRPLCSAANARLSVSSLLAAGAPMSSSASVPNLSSREASLMESFVRRAPNMSRTNATNNMNLSRSSSDNNTNTLGRNVMSTATSPLMGAQSFPNLTTTGTTSTVTMSTSIVTSSNNVATATTGLSVGQLLSNTLTTSLTSTSSESDTGQEAEFSLYDFLDSCRANTLLAELDDEEDLPEPDDDDDENEDDNQEDQEYEEVLEEEEYETKGGRRRTWDDDFVLKRQFSALVPAFDPRPGRTNVQQTTDLEIPQPGTPRSEVQEEVECAPSPHLSLTLKVAGLGTTREVELPLSNYKSTIFYYVQRLLQLSCSGAVKTDKLRRIWEPTYTIMYRELKDSDKEKESMKMDLCEHGISVSGGRSGGLSPGSVSANQSSEILCVARETAQAKAGCSQNACGVEDVLQLLRILYIIGGDGASNARTLQEDFDELQFNASPEEFTSKKITTKILQQIEEPLALASGALPDWCEQLTSKCPFLIPFETRQLYFTCTAFGASRAIVWLQNRREATMERSRPSTTVRRDDPGEFRVGRLKHERVKVPRGEAMMEWAESVMQLHADRKSVLEVEFQGEEGTGLGPTLEFYALVAAEFQRTSLGIWLCDDDFPDDESRQVDLGGGLKPPGFYVQRSCGLFPAPFPQDSEELERISKLFHFLGVFLAKCIQDNRLVDLPVSQPFFKLLCMGDIKSTMSKLLYHSRGAPPGHGADRPLPFLLLSEASTEESQETYSLGSFDEDSKSEFIMDPPKPKPPAWYHGILTWDDFQLVNPHRASFLKEVKELAVKRRQILSSKSLCEDEKNTRLQDLMLRNPLGSGPPLSIEDLGLNFQFCPSSKVHGFSAVDLKTNGDDEMVTMENAEEYVELMLDFCMHTGIQKQMEAFREGFNRVFPMEKLSSFSHKEVQMILCGNQSPSWTADDIINYTEPKLGFTRDSPGFLRFVRVLCGMSSDERKAFLQFTTGCSTLPPGGLANLHPRLTIVRKVDATDSSYPSVNTCVHYLKLPEYSSEDIMRERLLAATMEKGFHLN from the exons ATGGCGGACGTGGACCCAGACACCCTGCTGGAGTGGCTGCAGATGGGGCAGGGCGACGAGCGGGACATGCAGCTGATCGCTCTGGAGCAGCTCTGCATGCTGCTGCTCATGTCGGACAACGTGGACCGCTGCTTCGAGAC CTGCCCACCTCGGACGTTCCTCCCGGCGCTCTGCAAGATCTTCCTGGACGAGAGCGCCCCCGACAACGTGCTGGAGGTCACGGCCAGGGCTATCACCTACTACCTGGACGTGTCGGCTGAGTGCACGCGGAGGATCGTGGGAGTGGACGGCGCCATCAAGGCGCTGTGCAAccggctggtggtggtggagctcaACAACAGGACGAGTCGAGACCTGGCGGAGCAGTGCGTCAAG GTGCTGGAGCTGATCTGCACCCGCGAGTCTGGCGCCGTCTTCGAGGCCGGCGGTCTCAACTGCGTGCTGAGCTTCATCCGAGACAGCGGCCACCTGGTCCACAAAGACACGCTGCACTCGGCGATGGCCGTGGTGTCCCGCCTCTGCAGCAAGATGGAGCCCCAGGACCCGTCCCTGGAGACGTGCGTGGAGTCTCTGTCCAGCCTCCTGAAGCACGAGGACCACCAG GTGTCGGACGGCGCTCTACGCTGCTTCGCCTCGTTGGCTGACAGGTTCACACGTCGCGGCGTCGACCCCGCCCCTTTGGCCAAACACGGGCTGACTGAGGAGCTGCTGTCTCGCATGGCGGCCGCCGGCGGCTCGGGGTCGGGCCCCCCCTCTTCCTGTAAGCCCGGCCGGACCTCGACGGGCGCCGCCCCCTCTGCGCCGGACTCCAAGCTGAGCAACCAGGTGTCGACCATCGTCAGCCTGCTGTCCACGCTCTGCAGGGGGTCGCCGCTGGTCACTCAC GACCTGCTGCGCTCGGCGCTGCCAGACTCCATGGAGTCCGCCCTGGGGGGGGACGAGCGCTGCGTGCTGGACACCATGCGGCTGGTGGAcctcctgctggtgctgctgttcgAGGGGCGCAAGGCGCTTCCCAAGTCCACGGCGGGGTCCACGGGCCGGATCCCCGGCCTGCGGCGCCTGGACAGCTCGGGGGAGCGATCCCACCGCCAGCTCATCGACTGCATCCGCAGCAAAGACACGGACGCTCTGATCGACGCCATCGACACCGGAG CCTTTGAGGTGAACTTCATGGACGACGTTGGACAGACGCTCCTCAACTGGGCTTCAGCCTTCGGCACGCAGGAAATG GTGGAATTTCTCTGTGATAGGGGGGCGGACGTCaacaggggtcagaggtcatcttcACTACACTACGCTGCCTGTTTCGGACGCCCGCAAGTAGCCAAG actCTACTGCGTCACGGAGCGAACCCCGATCTGAGAGACGAGGACGGGAAAACTCCTCTGGACAAGGCCCGCGAGAGAGGACACAGCGAGGTGGTGGCAATACTGCAGTCCCCTG GAGACTGGATGTGTCCCGTCAACAAAGGAGAcgacaagaagaaaaaggatgtgaacaaggaggaggaggaaggcggcgAGCCCAAAGGAGACCCGGAGATGGCCCCCATCTACCTGAGGAGGCTTCTGCCTGTTTTTGCACAAACGTTTCAGCAAACCATGCTGCCTTCTATCAG GAAAGCCAGTCTGGCTCTGATCAGGAAGATGGTTCACTACAGCAGTGAAGTTCTGCTGAAGGAGGTGTGTGACAGCGAGACAGGACACCACCTCCCCACCGTGCTGGTGGAGATCACCGCCACTGTCCTGGACCAGGag gacgacgacgatggacaCCTACTGGCTCTGCAGATCATCAGAGACCTGGTGGACAAAGGTGGCGACGTCTTCCTGGACCAGCTAGCTCGACTGGGTGTCATCAACAAGGTGTCCACTCTGGCCGGCCCGGCCTCCGACGACGAGAACGAGGACGAAGCCAAGCCGGAGAAG gaggaggaggcgcaggaggacgCCAGGGAGGTCCAGCAGGGAAAGCCGTACCACTGGAAGGACTGGTCCATCATCCGGGGGAGGGACTGCCTCTACATCTGGTCCGACGCTGCCGCGCTGGAGCTCTCCAACGGCTCCAACGGCTGGTTCCGCTTCATCCTGGACGGCAAGCTGGCCACCATGTACTCCAGCGGGAGTCCAGAGGGGGGGTCGGACAGCTCCG AGTCCCGCAGCGAGTTCCTGGAGAAGCTGCAGCGGGCGAGGAGTCAGGTGAAGCCGGTGACGTCCAGTCAGCCCATCCTGTCCAGCGTGGGTCCCAGTAAGCTGACTGTGGGGAACTGGTCTCTGACCTGCCTGAAGGACGGCGAGATCGCCATCCACAACTCGGACGGGCAGCAAGCCACCATCCTGAAGGAGGACCTGCCGGGCTTCGTCTTCGAGTCCAACCGAGGGACCAAGCACTCCTTCACCGCCGAGACTTCCCTCGGCTCCGAGTTCGTGACGGGCTGGACGGGCAAGCGGGGCAGGAAGCTGAAGTCCAAGCTGGAGAAGACCAAGCAGAAGGTGAAGAGCACGGCGAGGGAGCTCTACGACGACCACTTTAAAGCCGTGGAGAGCATGCCCAGAGGGGTGGTGGTCACCCTGAGGAACATCTCCACGCAGCTGGAGTCTGCCTGGGAGCTGCACACCAACAGACAG TGCGTGGAAGGGGAGAACACCTGGAGGGACCTGATGAAGACGGCTCTGGAGAACCTGATTGTGGTGCTGAAGGACGAGAACACCATCTCCCCGTACGAGATGTGCAGCAGCGGCCTGGTGCAGGCCCTGTTCACCGTGCTCAACAAT AGCGTCGATCTGGACCTGAAGCACGACTGTAAGCCTTTGATGGAGAGGATCAACGTCTTCAAGGCGGCTTTCAGCGAGAACGAGGACGGCGAAAG CCGACCAGCCGTGGCCTTAATCCGTAAGCTGATCGCCGTGCTGGAGTCGATAGAACGTCTTCCTCTGCACCTGTACGACACGCCGGGCTCCACCTACAACCTGCAG ATCCTGACGAGGCGGCTGCGGTTCCGTCTTGAGCGAGCGCCCGGTGAGACGGCGCTGATCGACCGGACGGGCCGCATGCTGAAGATGGAGCCGCTCGCCACCGTGGAGTCTCTGGAGCAGTACCTGCTGAAGATG GTGGCAAAGCAGTGGTACGACTTTGAGCGTTCGTCCTTCGTCTTCGTGAGGAAGCTGAGGGAGGGACAGACCTTCACCTTCAGACACCAGCACGATTTTGACGAGAACGGAATCATCTACTGGGTCGGAACCAACGCCAA GACGGCCTACGAGTGGGTAAACCCCGCCGCCTATGGCCTTGTGGTGGTGACCTCATCGGAGGGGCGTAACCTGCCCTACGGCCGCTTGGAGGACATCCTGAGTCGGGATAGCTCCGCCCTCAACTGCCACACCAACGACGACAAGAACGCCTGGTTCGCCGTCGACCTGGGCCTCTGGGTCATCCCCTCAGCGTACACCCTGAGACACGCCAG gggttATGGCCGCTCTGCGTTGAGGAACTGGGTGTTTCAGGTGTCAAAGGATGGTCAGAATTGGACGTCGCTCTACACCCACGTAGACGACTGCAGCCTCAACGAGCCGGG GTCCACGGCCACGTGGCCTCTGGACCCGTCCAAAGAGGAGAAGCAGGGCTGGAGACACATCCGGATCAAGCAGATGGGGAAGAACGCCAGCGGTCAGACTCACTACCTGTCCCTGTCGGGCCTGGAGGTGTACGGCACGGTGACCGCCGTCTGTGAGGACCAGCTGG gtAAAGCTGTGAAGGAGGCGGAGGCCAACCTCCGTCGCCAGCGCCGCCTGTTCCGCTCCCAGGTGATGAAGTACATCGTCCCGGGGGCGCGAGTCGTCCGGGGCATCGACTGGAAGTGGCGCGACCAGGACGGCAACCCGTCCGGAGAGGGCGCCGTCACCGGGGAGGCTCACAACG gccccgcctcctccacggTGGGACCTTCCGCCACGCCGGCGGCCAGCGGCGGCACCAcgaccaccacctcctcctcgtcctcctccacgtcGTCCTCCTCGCAGCAGCAGTCTTGGAGCAGCCTGGTGAAAAATAACTGTCCCGACAAGGGCGGGGCCGCGTCGCTCGGGGGGGCGGGCTCCTCCAGCCGGaagggcagcagcagctccgtctgcagcgtcgCTTCTTCCTCCGACATTAGCCTGAGCTCGTCCGCGGGGCCGCCGGGCGCCGGCGCCCTGCGCCTGGAGAGGCGGGCCGAGGGGCTGCTGCTGGACCAGGGccccggggcggggggggcggcgtgcaTCGGCGCCGACGGGCACGAGCCCCTGGTCGTGCTGTGCTCTGCGGCGCACGGCGGGTCCGGCTCGGCGTCCAGCACCGGCACGCTCACCGCGGACGCGCCCCCGGGCGCCGAGGACGACGGCAGGAACAAGGACGCGTCCTCCGACCCGGCCGCCGCCATCTGCATGGGGCTGGTGAGCGTGAGCTCCCCCGACGTCAGCTCCGTGTCCGAGTCCTCCGGCAAGGACGCGCCTTCCCAGAGGCCCCTCTGCTCGGCGGCCAACGCCCGCCTGTCCGTCAGCTCCCTGCTGGCCGCCGGCGCCCCCATGAGCTCCAGCGCCAGCGTGCCCAACCTGTCGTCCCGGGAGGCCAGCCTCATGGAGTCCTTCGTCCGCCGGGCGCCCAACATGTCCAGAACCAACGCCACCAACAACATGAACCtgagccgcagcagcagcgacaACAACACCAACACGCTGGGCCGCAACGTCATGAGTACAGCCA cttctcctctcatGGGGGCGCAGAGCTTTCCTAACCTCACCACCACGGGCACCACCTCCACCGTTACCATGTCAACCTCCATAGTAACCAGCAGCAATAACGTAGCCACGGCCACCACCGGCCTGTCGGTGGGCCAGTTGCTAAGCAACACCCTGACGACCAGCCTCACGTCCACGTCCAGCGAGAGCGATACGGGGCAGGAGGCCGAGTTCTCTCTCTATG ACTTCCTGGACAGCTGCAGAGCTAACACGCTATTGGCCGAGCTGGACGACGAGGAGGACCTGCCGGAGCccgacgacgatgacgacgagAACGAAGACGACAATCAGGAGGACCAGGAGTACGAGGAGGTCCTG gaggaggaggagtacgaGACCAAAGGAGGTCGCAGGAGGACGTGGGACGACGACTTTGTCCTCAAAAGACAATTCTCTGCTCTAGTTCCTGCTTTTGACCCGAGACCAGGACGGACCAACGTGCAGCAGACCACCGACCTGGAGATCCCCCAGCCAG GGACTCCTCGCTCCgaggtgcaggaggaggtggaatgCGCTCCGTCTCCTCACCTGTCTCTCACCCTGAAG GTGGCTGGTCTGGGCACCACCCGGGAGGTGGAGCTCCCTCTGTCCAACTACAAGTCCACCATCTTCTACTACGTCCAgaggctgctgcagctctcGTGCAGCGGCGCCGTGAAGACGGACAAGCTGCGACGCATCTGGGAGCCGACGTACAC GATTATGTACCGCGAGCTGAAGGACTCcgacaaagagaaggagagcaTGAAGATG GACCTTTGTGAGCACGGCATCAGTGTGTCCGGGGGTCGCTCCGGCGGTCTGAGCCCCGGCTCGGTCTCGGCCAATCAGAGCAGCGAGATCCTGTGTGTTGCCCGGGAGACGGCGCAGGCGAAGGCAGGCTGCAGCCAGAACGCCTGCGGGGTCGAGgacgtcctgcagctgctgcgcaTCCTCTACATCATCGGCGGGGACGGGGCGTCCAACGCACGCACACTGCAGGAgg ACTTTGACGAGCTGCAGTTCAACGCGTCTCCGGAAGAGTTCACAAGCAAGAAGATCACCACCAAGATCCTGCAGCAGATTGAG gaGCCTCTGGCTCTGGCCAGCGGAGCGCTGCCCGACTGGTGTGAACAGCTCACCTCCAAGTGTCCTTTCCTCATCCCCTTTGAGACCCGACAGCTGTACTTCACCTGCACGGCGTTCGGAGCCTCCAG GGCCATCGTGTGGCTGCAGAACCGGCGCGAGGCGACCATGGAGCGCTCCCGCCCGTCCACCACGGTGCGCCGGGACGACCCCGGAGAGTTCAGGGTGGGCCGGCTCAAACACGAGCGGGTCAAAGTGCCCCGAGGGGAGGCCATGATGGAGTGGGCGGAGTCTGTTATGCAGCTGCACGCCGACAGGAAGTCCGTGTTGGAGGTGGAGTTTCAGGGCGAGGAGGGAACCGGTCTGGGTCCGACCCTGGAGTTCTACGCTCTGGTGGCTGCGGAGTTCCAGAGGACGTCTCTGGGCATCTGGTTGTGTGACGACGACTTCCCCGACGACGAGTCCCGACAG GTGGATCTGGGCGGCGGCCTGAAGCCTCCCGGGTTTTACGTGCAGCGCTCCTGCGGCCTCTTCCCGGCGCCCTTCCCCCAGGACAGCGAGGAGCTGGAGCGGATCAGCAAGCTCTTCCACTTCCTGGGCGTCTTCCTGGCCAAGTGCATCCAGGACAACCGGCTGGTGGACCTGCCCGTCTCCCAGCCCTTCTTCAAGCTGCTGTGCATGGGCGACATCAAGTCCACCATGAGCAAGCTGCTGTACCACAGCCGGGGGGCGCCGCCGGGCCACGGCGCCGACCggcccctccccttcctgctgctgtccgAGGCCTCCACGGAGGAGAGCCAGGAGACCTACTCCCTGGGGAGCTTCGACGAGGACTCCAAGTCAGAGTTCATCATGGACCCCCCCAAACCCAAACCGCCCGCCTGGTACCACGGCATCCTCACCTGGGACGACTTCCAGCTCGTCAACCCACACAG GGCGAGCTTcctgaaggaggtgaaggagctGGCGGTGAAGAGGAGGCAGATTCTATCCAGTAAGAGTTTATGTGAAGACGAGAAGAACACCAGACTACAGGACCTGATGCTGAGGAACCCTCTGGGATCAGGACCGCCTCTCAGCATAGAGGACCTCGG GTTGAACTTCCAGTTCTGTCCGTCCTCTAAGGTCCACGGCTTCTCGGCTGTGGACCTGAAAACCAACGGAGACGACGAG ATGGTTACCATGGAGAACGCTGAGGAGTACGTGGAGCTGATGTTGGACTTCTGTATGCACACGGGAATCCAGAAGCAGATGGAGGCCttcagag agGGTTTCAATCGAGTGTTCCCAATGGAGAAGCTGAGTTCTTTCAGCCATAAAGAAGTTCAGATGATCCTCTGTGGCAACCAATCACCGTCCTGGActgctgatgacatcatcaactACACAGAGCCAAAGCTGGGTTTCACCAGAGACAG TCCCGGCTTCCTGCGGTTCGTGCGCGTCCTGTGTGGGATGTCGTCTGACGAGAGGAAGGCGTTCCTCCAGTTCACCACCGGCTGCTCCACGCTGCCCCCCGGAGGCCTCGCCAACCTGCACCCCCGCCTC